The following proteins are encoded in a genomic region of Alteromonadaceae bacterium 2753L.S.0a.02:
- a CDS encoding MATE family multidrug resistance protein, with protein MHFKGLPHRQAFSLAWPMILSNISSPLMGIADTAMLGHLDSSLFLGAVAIGTNILAFLFWMFNFLRMSTTGFVARALGGGDHQGLLLHLGQSLFLALSLGLTLIVAQGLVLPLALYVMAPDAEIAALAHEYCQIRLFAAPAVLVTFVLMGFFIGLQNAKTPLLITVSANLLNIALDYHFIVIQGWQSTGAAVASLCAEWAACLLAVALAYKPLRNLTAQHARLSLGQLFNLEDWRTLAQVNSDLFIRTALLLLVFNFFTAQSGQLGTATLAGNAIIMQLVLFQSFGLDGYAHAVEAMGAKALGGRNLQQFFNACAASTVAAVVIACGLAGALALFEYPLVRLFTDLPEVASQVHKHYLWLVMVPLVSVWTYLLDGIFVGAGQTRRMRNAMLFSVCGGFVPIWLASRGLGNHGLWLSFTSFNLIRGASLARGFYTLTARHNWF; from the coding sequence ATGCATTTCAAGGGGTTACCACACAGGCAGGCCTTTTCCCTGGCCTGGCCAATGATTCTGAGCAATATTTCCTCGCCGTTGATGGGGATTGCCGATACGGCCATGTTGGGGCATCTCGACAGCTCCTTATTTCTCGGAGCGGTGGCGATTGGCACCAATATCCTCGCGTTTCTGTTCTGGATGTTTAATTTTCTGCGCATGAGCACCACAGGTTTTGTGGCGCGCGCGCTTGGTGGGGGCGATCATCAGGGTCTGTTGCTGCATCTGGGGCAGAGTCTGTTTTTGGCCCTGTCACTTGGACTGACTCTGATCGTTGCACAAGGCTTGGTTCTGCCTCTGGCACTATATGTGATGGCACCCGATGCGGAAATCGCGGCCCTGGCCCACGAGTATTGTCAGATTCGGCTCTTTGCCGCACCTGCCGTATTGGTGACTTTCGTACTAATGGGGTTTTTTATTGGCTTGCAAAATGCCAAAACTCCACTGCTGATAACCGTGAGCGCCAACCTGCTTAATATTGCGCTTGATTACCATTTTATTGTCATCCAAGGCTGGCAAAGTACCGGCGCTGCTGTGGCATCTTTGTGCGCAGAATGGGCAGCTTGCCTGCTCGCAGTTGCATTGGCTTACAAACCCTTACGAAATCTTACGGCGCAGCACGCTAGACTGTCTTTGGGGCAACTGTTCAATCTCGAAGACTGGCGTACTCTGGCACAGGTAAACAGCGATTTGTTTATCCGCACCGCCCTGTTACTGCTGGTTTTTAATTTTTTCACCGCCCAAAGCGGGCAGCTTGGCACAGCAACCCTGGCTGGCAACGCCATCATTATGCAGTTGGTGCTGTTCCAGTCCTTTGGGCTCGACGGGTATGCGCATGCAGTCGAGGCGATGGGGGCCAAGGCATTGGGGGGGCGCAATCTCCAGCAATTCTTTAACGCCTGTGCAGCATCTACAGTGGCTGCAGTCGTTATTGCCTGCGGCTTGGCAGGCGCACTGGCGCTTTTTGAATATCCTCTGGTGCGGCTGTTTACCGATTTACCCGAAGTTGCCAGTCAGGTGCATAAACACTATCTGTGGTTGGTGATGGTGCCGCTGGTGAGCGTATGGACTTACCTGCTAGACGGTATTTTCGTCGGCGCAGGGCAAACACGCCGCATGCGTAACGCCATGTTGTTCTCGGTATGCGGAGGGTTTGTGCCAATTTGGCTGGCATCGCGAGGATTGGGAAATCACGGGCTGTGGTTGAGCTTTACCAGCTTTAATTTAATTCGGGGGGCAAGCCTTGCGAGGGGCTTCTATACTTTAACCGCAAGGCACAATTGGTTTTGA
- a CDS encoding cytochrome c oxidase assembly protein subunit 15 codes for MATTKTLFYVSCVALFLAAVVVVLGAFTRLVDAGLGCPDWPTCYGHLWVPDEHHEIASANEKFSDTPVETDKTWPEQIHRIFASTLGLFILAIFALAYKNRESEQPWRSVIIMLAVLVAGLVSRVVVGDKLDPFVWFLVAAYFGNLLRLRQYRNLQTAPFILPSLLAGMVILQGFFGMWTVTLKLWPQVVTAHLLGGFTTLSLLWLLVQRSGNFYWRAKPESLDKLISLQWFALAVLIVVVFQIALGGWTSSNYAALACPDFPTCQNSWWPVADYLHGFNVFQELGPNYLGGLLEAKGRIAIHFSHRLGALLVAVLTVVLALRLFASGLMAARIWAGIALCVLSIQLSLGISNVVLALPLGIAVIHNAVGAILLLVIVAINHRLRTLSKF; via the coding sequence ATGGCCACGACAAAAACATTATTTTACGTCTCTTGTGTTGCCCTGTTTCTGGCCGCTGTTGTGGTTGTTTTGGGAGCCTTTACCCGCCTGGTGGATGCGGGGCTGGGTTGCCCCGATTGGCCTACCTGCTACGGTCACTTATGGGTTCCCGATGAGCATCACGAAATTGCCAGTGCCAATGAGAAATTCTCAGACACCCCCGTGGAAACTGATAAAACATGGCCGGAACAAATTCATCGTATTTTTGCTTCGACACTGGGCTTGTTTATCTTAGCAATTTTTGCCCTGGCCTATAAAAATAGAGAATCGGAGCAGCCGTGGCGCAGCGTTATTATCATGTTGGCGGTGCTGGTTGCAGGCCTAGTTTCCCGAGTGGTGGTGGGCGACAAGCTGGACCCATTCGTATGGTTTTTGGTCGCTGCTTATTTTGGGAATCTTTTACGATTGAGGCAGTATAGAAATTTACAGACAGCCCCCTTTATTCTGCCGTCGCTGCTTGCAGGCATGGTCATTCTCCAGGGCTTTTTTGGAATGTGGACCGTGACTTTAAAACTGTGGCCGCAGGTGGTAACAGCGCATTTACTCGGCGGTTTTACCACCTTAAGTTTGTTGTGGTTACTGGTGCAGCGTAGCGGCAATTTCTACTGGCGTGCTAAGCCTGAATCCCTTGATAAGTTAATATCACTGCAATGGTTCGCACTGGCTGTGTTGATTGTCGTCGTATTTCAAATCGCGCTGGGTGGTTGGACTTCTTCAAATTATGCGGCATTGGCGTGTCCGGATTTTCCCACATGCCAGAATTCTTGGTGGCCCGTTGCGGATTATCTCCACGGATTTAACGTGTTTCAGGAACTTGGTCCTAATTATCTCGGTGGATTGCTGGAGGCGAAAGGCCGCATCGCGATACACTTTAGCCATAGGCTTGGTGCGTTATTGGTTGCAGTGCTCACTGTAGTGCTTGCGCTTAGGCTGTTTGCAAGCGGTTTAATGGCGGCACGAATTTGGGCGGGGATCGCTCTCTGTGTGTTGAGCATTCAGCTTTCACTGGGCATTAGTAACGTAGTACTCGCCTTGCCGCTCGGTATCGCCGTTATCCACAATGCAGTGGGTGCAATTTTGTTATTGGTTATAGTGGCTATTAATCACCGCCTGCGAACCCTGAGTAAATTCTGA
- a CDS encoding protoheme IX farnesyltransferase → MADIQSQSFDEVMRNHWRDYYELTKPSVVLLMLLTSVIGMLLATPGMVPLQILILGNLGIALCAGSAATVNHLVDRHIDVKMARTFNRPVAKGRVAPTNAIIFSAVLGCAGLAILLLWVNAITAWLTLASLVGYAFIYTFFLKRATPQNIVIGGLAGAAPPLLGWTAVTGEVHGHALLLVLIIFAWTPPHFWALAVHKKKEYANAEIPMLPVTHGERYTKLHILLYTIILVLVSVLPFATQMLNTLYLLGAVILGAGFIYYAITMMLDKNENAGMDTFKYSIIYLMALFVIMLLDHYLLPVQSLPV, encoded by the coding sequence ATGGCTGATATTCAATCTCAAAGTTTCGATGAAGTAATGCGCAACCACTGGCGCGACTATTACGAGTTGACCAAGCCCAGTGTGGTACTACTGATGTTGCTCACGTCGGTAATCGGCATGTTGTTGGCAACACCGGGTATGGTGCCTTTACAAATATTAATATTGGGCAATCTTGGAATTGCACTGTGTGCGGGTTCGGCGGCTACGGTAAATCATCTCGTCGATCGTCACATCGATGTAAAAATGGCCCGTACCTTCAATCGCCCGGTTGCAAAAGGGCGTGTGGCTCCTACAAATGCAATTATTTTCTCTGCGGTATTGGGTTGCGCAGGTTTAGCGATTTTATTACTTTGGGTAAATGCCATCACAGCTTGGTTAACCTTGGCATCCCTGGTAGGTTACGCATTTATTTATACTTTCTTTTTAAAGCGCGCGACTCCGCAAAATATAGTAATCGGTGGGCTCGCCGGTGCAGCGCCGCCGCTGCTTGGGTGGACTGCAGTCACTGGCGAAGTTCACGGCCATGCCTTGCTATTGGTGTTAATTATTTTTGCCTGGACACCACCCCATTTTTGGGCATTGGCTGTTCACAAAAAGAAAGAATATGCAAACGCCGAAATCCCTATGTTGCCTGTTACCCACGGTGAACGCTACACTAAATTGCACATTTTGCTTTACACCATTATTTTGGTGTTGGTGTCAGTTTTACCGTTTGCGACTCAAATGCTGAATACGCTTTACCTGCTGGGCGCGGTAATCTTGGGTGCTGGGTTTATTTATTACGCCATTACCATGATGCTCGATAAAAATGAAAACGCAGGGATGGATACTTTCAAATACTCAATCATATATTTAATGGCGCTGTTCGTTATTATGTTGTTAGACCATTATTTATTGCCTGTTCAATCGCTGCCGGTATAA
- a CDS encoding cytochrome oxidase assembly protein ShyY1: MSSFKFEFNWKITLFSVLLLPLLISLGFWQLSRAQQKETLQQSWLEEQALPPVHYRELLDRENASGARRVFAEGSFDTQKYWLVENKILAGKLGYHLVAPFYTEYQDWLLVNLGWVPADAYREVNPEVIIPAGKLRISGTLRTPSDSRFIEQKPDNSGEWPFRLLEIDFPLMNDQYGKPFETRVIFADADSPGAQLVSWQPINMTPERHRGYALQWFAMAFALLVLWFVTNTNVLKGLTSED, translated from the coding sequence GTGAGCAGCTTCAAATTTGAATTTAACTGGAAAATCACGCTGTTTAGTGTGCTGTTGTTGCCGCTACTAATCAGCCTAGGTTTTTGGCAGCTGAGCCGCGCACAACAGAAAGAAACCTTACAGCAAAGCTGGTTGGAGGAGCAAGCCTTGCCACCCGTACACTATCGCGAATTGCTTGACAGAGAGAATGCGTCGGGAGCGAGGCGTGTGTTTGCCGAAGGCAGTTTCGATACGCAAAAATACTGGTTGGTGGAAAATAAAATACTCGCCGGCAAATTGGGTTACCACTTGGTAGCGCCTTTTTATACCGAGTATCAGGACTGGTTACTGGTAAATTTGGGGTGGGTGCCAGCTGATGCCTATCGCGAGGTTAATCCAGAGGTAATCATCCCTGCTGGAAAACTGCGGATTAGCGGAACTCTACGTACACCCAGCGATTCGCGCTTTATCGAACAAAAACCCGATAACTCTGGCGAATGGCCATTCCGCCTTCTGGAGATTGATTTTCCCTTGATGAATGACCAATATGGAAAACCTTTTGAAACTCGCGTAATTTTTGCTGACGCCGATAGTCCGGGCGCACAATTGGTCAGTTGGCAACCTATAAACATGACGCCGGAAAGGCACCGTGGTTATGCTTTGCAATGGTTTGCGATGGCATTTGCTTTGCTGGTGCTGTGGTTTGTAACCAACACTAATGTTCTAAAAGGTCTGACATCGGAAGACTGA
- a CDS encoding cytochrome c oxidase subunit 1 — MAHGPAKGFTRWLFTTNHKDIGSMYLWFSFAMFFLGGMFALVIRAELFQPGLQIVEPNFFNQMTTMHGLVMVFGAVMPAFVGLANWMVPMMIGAPDMALPRMNNWSFWILPFAFAMLASTLFMEGGAPNFGWTFYAPLSTTYAPASVTFFIFAVHIMGASSIMGSINIIATILNMRAPGMTLMKMPLFVWTWLITAYLLIAVMPVLAGVVTMMLMDIHFGTSFFDAAGGGDPVLFQHVFWFFGHPEVYIMILPAFGVVSAIIPTFARKPLFGYSSMVYATASIAFLSFIVWAHHMFTVGLPLFGELVFMYATMLIAVPTGVKVFNWVTTMFKGSMTFETPMLFAIAFVILFTIGGFSGLMLAIAPADFQYHDTYFVVAHFHYVLVPGAIFSITAAVYYWLPKWSGHMYDETMGKVHFWIAFIGLNVTFFPMHFSGLAGMPRRIPDYNPLWADWNMISSIGAFLFGAAQVLFLYNVIKTIVGGKKATDEVWEGSHGLEWTVPSPAPYHTFSTPPEVK, encoded by the coding sequence ATGGCACACGGTCCTGCTAAAGGTTTTACCCGGTGGCTGTTTACCACCAACCACAAAGATATTGGCTCGATGTACCTCTGGTTCTCATTCGCCATGTTTTTCCTGGGCGGTATGTTTGCGCTTGTGATTCGTGCTGAACTGTTTCAGCCTGGTTTACAGATTGTCGAACCCAATTTCTTCAACCAGATGACCACCATGCACGGTCTGGTGATGGTGTTTGGTGCGGTAATGCCCGCCTTCGTTGGGCTAGCCAACTGGATGGTGCCCATGATGATTGGGGCGCCCGACATGGCGCTACCGCGTATGAACAACTGGAGTTTCTGGATCCTGCCGTTCGCTTTTGCGATGTTGGCCTCCACACTGTTTATGGAAGGTGGTGCACCCAATTTCGGGTGGACCTTTTACGCTCCGCTATCAACTACCTACGCGCCAGCTTCCGTCACCTTCTTTATTTTCGCAGTGCACATCATGGGTGCTTCGTCGATTATGGGTTCCATCAACATTATCGCGACCATCCTGAACATGCGCGCCCCAGGCATGACTTTAATGAAAATGCCATTGTTCGTATGGACTTGGTTGATTACGGCCTACCTGCTGATTGCAGTAATGCCGGTATTGGCGGGCGTGGTTACCATGATGTTGATGGACATCCACTTCGGTACCAGCTTCTTCGATGCCGCCGGTGGTGGTGACCCGGTACTGTTCCAGCATGTGTTCTGGTTCTTCGGTCACCCCGAAGTCTACATCATGATTTTGCCGGCGTTTGGTGTGGTGTCTGCCATCATCCCGACCTTTGCGCGCAAGCCTTTGTTTGGTTACAGCTCCATGGTTTACGCCACGGCATCCATCGCATTCCTCAGTTTTATTGTGTGGGCACACCATATGTTTACCGTGGGTCTGCCCTTGTTTGGTGAACTGGTGTTTATGTACGCGACCATGCTGATCGCCGTCCCCACTGGGGTGAAGGTGTTCAACTGGGTAACTACTATGTTCAAAGGTTCAATGACCTTTGAGACGCCCATGCTGTTTGCCATTGCTTTCGTTATCTTGTTCACCATCGGTGGTTTTTCTGGCCTGATGCTGGCAATCGCCCCTGCGGATTTCCAATACCACGATACCTATTTTGTGGTTGCTCACTTCCACTATGTGTTGGTTCCTGGTGCTATCTTCTCTATTACAGCCGCTGTGTACTACTGGTTACCCAAGTGGAGCGGCCATATGTACGACGAGACCATGGGCAAGGTACATTTCTGGATTGCCTTCATCGGCCTGAATGTAACTTTCTTCCCGATGCACTTCTCAGGATTGGCGGGCATGCCGCGACGGATTCCAGATTACAACCCGCTGTGGGCGGATTGGAACATGATTTCCTCCATTGGCGCTTTCCTGTTTGGTGCGGCCCAGGTGCTGTTCCTGTACAACGTGATTAAAACGATCGTGGGCGGCAAAAAAGCCACAGACGAGGTTTGGGAAGGTTCCCATGGTTTGGAGTGGACGGTTCCGTCCCCCGCGCCTTATCACACCTTCTCAACACCACCGGAAGTGAAGTGA
- a CDS encoding cytochrome c oxidase subunit 3, with amino-acid sequence MEQKHETYYVPEQSKLPIFASLGLFLTVFGLGNWLNEMDAGKDGSGATVFLLGFVILAVVLFTWFSSVIDENIKGLNSMQLKRSYVWGMGWFIFSEVMFFSAFFGALWYIRHVALPDLSSGPTSELLWNNFDAEWPLMNTPDMVANGDAAKYVGPGENMSNPGVGKWTSWLPFYNTVVLLSSSFTVHFAHTALKKDNKKLFNVWLGITVALGIIFLFLQAKEYLHAYHELGLTLETGVYGTTFFMLTGFHGAHVTLGTFMLLVQWLRSITKGHFSHNDCFGFEASSWYWHFVDVVWVGLFIFVYVLG; translated from the coding sequence ATGGAACAGAAACACGAAACCTACTACGTTCCCGAGCAGAGCAAACTACCGATCTTTGCCTCTCTGGGATTGTTTTTAACCGTATTTGGTCTGGGAAACTGGTTAAACGAAATGGATGCCGGGAAAGACGGCAGTGGTGCGACAGTTTTCCTGCTTGGCTTTGTTATTCTTGCCGTTGTTTTATTCACCTGGTTTTCATCGGTAATCGATGAAAACATCAAAGGCCTCAACAGCATGCAGCTGAAACGCAGCTATGTGTGGGGTATGGGCTGGTTCATCTTTTCGGAAGTGATGTTCTTCTCTGCGTTTTTTGGCGCGCTTTGGTATATCCGACACGTGGCACTGCCCGACTTATCCAGCGGCCCAACCAGTGAATTGCTGTGGAACAATTTCGACGCCGAATGGCCGTTGATGAACACTCCGGATATGGTCGCCAACGGTGATGCTGCCAAGTATGTCGGCCCCGGGGAAAATATGAGTAACCCTGGTGTGGGTAAGTGGACCAGTTGGCTGCCTTTCTACAACACCGTGGTACTGCTCAGCTCAAGTTTCACGGTGCATTTTGCGCATACCGCCTTGAAAAAAGACAACAAAAAATTGTTCAATGTCTGGCTGGGTATTACCGTTGCGTTGGGTATCATATTTCTGTTTTTACAGGCGAAAGAATACCTGCATGCCTATCACGAACTGGGCTTAACACTGGAAACTGGCGTTTACGGAACTACCTTCTTTATGTTGACCGGTTTCCATGGTGCTCACGTTACTCTGGGCACTTTTATGTTGCTGGTGCAATGGTTGCGCTCCATCACCAAAGGGCACTTCAGCCATAACGATTGTTTTGGGTTTGAAGCCTCAAGCTGGTACTGGCACTTTGTCGATGTGGTTTGGGTCGGGCTGTTTATTTTTGTCTACGTGCTCGGGTAA
- a CDS encoding cytochrome c oxidase subunit 2, with translation MLSISKRSLALPFTLIAAVLPSWALAGEWRLNMTEGVTSVSQDVFGLHMTILWWCIGIGIVVFGVMFYSMFAHRKSRGAEAANFHESTTLEIIWTVIPFLILIFMAVPATSTLKKIYDTKNADLDILVTGYQWKWKYEYLGQDVSFFSNLSKKSQDQIYTDSEKSDDYLRDVDNVLVIPTGKKVRFLVTAADVIHSWWVPDLAVKRDAIPGYVNESWTFVEEPGTYIGQCAELCGKDHGFMPIVVKAVPQAEFDAWMGEKREAALAIAEAAKQTLSFDELYSNGEAIYNARCAACHQPDGKGLPGVFPSIAGSAVATGEISGHLDVVMHGVSGTAMQAFAEQLTPVEVASVITYQRNAFGNNMGDSLQPIDVVNFKQGGQ, from the coding sequence ATGTTAAGTATTTCCAAGCGGTCGCTCGCTCTGCCATTCACATTGATTGCTGCGGTATTGCCCAGTTGGGCCTTAGCAGGTGAATGGCGGTTAAATATGACCGAAGGCGTAACATCCGTCAGCCAGGATGTATTCGGCCTGCATATGACGATACTGTGGTGGTGTATCGGGATTGGTATCGTGGTATTCGGGGTGATGTTTTACTCCATGTTTGCCCACCGTAAGTCCCGCGGCGCCGAAGCCGCTAATTTCCACGAAAGTACAACATTGGAAATTATCTGGACAGTAATACCCTTCCTGATTCTTATTTTTATGGCGGTTCCCGCCACTTCCACTCTCAAAAAAATCTACGACACAAAAAATGCTGACCTGGATATTTTGGTTACCGGCTACCAGTGGAAGTGGAAATACGAGTACTTGGGCCAGGATGTCAGCTTCTTCTCCAACCTGAGTAAGAAATCTCAAGATCAAATCTACACCGACAGCGAAAAATCAGACGATTATCTGCGGGATGTGGATAACGTGCTGGTCATTCCCACCGGAAAAAAAGTGCGTTTCCTGGTTACCGCGGCCGATGTTATTCACAGCTGGTGGGTTCCGGATCTCGCCGTGAAGCGCGACGCGATTCCCGGGTATGTTAACGAAAGCTGGACTTTCGTCGAAGAGCCCGGCACATACATAGGTCAGTGTGCTGAACTGTGTGGTAAAGACCACGGCTTTATGCCGATCGTCGTAAAAGCGGTGCCGCAGGCTGAGTTTGATGCCTGGATGGGCGAGAAACGCGAAGCGGCGCTGGCAATCGCGGAAGCGGCCAAGCAGACCCTGAGTTTTGATGAGCTTTATAGCAATGGCGAGGCGATATACAACGCCCGTTGTGCTGCATGTCACCAACCCGATGGTAAAGGCTTGCCTGGCGTATTCCCCTCAATTGCAGGCAGCGCCGTGGCCACGGGCGAAATTTCCGGCCACCTCGATGTTGTCATGCACGGCGTGAGTGGTACTGCAATGCAGGCGTTTGCCGAGCAGTTAACTCCGGTAGAGGTCGCCTCGGTAATCACCTATCAGCGCAACGCCTTCGGCAACAATATGGGCGACTCTCTGCAGCCAATTGATGTAGTGAATTTCAAGCAAGGGGGACAATAA
- a CDS encoding cytochrome c oxidase assembly protein subunit 11, translating to MNTEDKKAIRRSIAKSTVLVLAMFVFAMWVMPPLYTLFCDVTGINGKTKGQYTAVEAAVDTSRTVTVSFVGTKNENMPWDFKPMDFSLEVHPGEPVVTHFYARNPTGKIMVGQAVPSMVPHNATDYFHKTECFCFNQQALGPGEEAELGLQFIVDQEMPKNVSTIVLSYTLFDVTANSPNAVQQKAEEMAKHSNKQELQNNSQTLTAR from the coding sequence ATGAATACCGAAGATAAAAAAGCCATCAGACGTTCCATTGCCAAATCAACGGTGTTGGTGCTTGCGATGTTTGTCTTCGCGATGTGGGTGATGCCGCCGCTGTACACCTTGTTTTGTGACGTTACGGGTATCAACGGCAAAACCAAGGGGCAGTACACTGCGGTGGAAGCCGCAGTTGATACTAGCCGTACGGTAACTGTGAGTTTTGTTGGCACCAAAAACGAGAATATGCCGTGGGATTTCAAACCGATGGATTTCTCTCTGGAAGTGCACCCAGGCGAGCCGGTGGTTACACACTTTTATGCGCGCAACCCCACCGGCAAGATTATGGTGGGGCAGGCGGTGCCCAGTATGGTGCCACACAACGCCACCGACTATTTTCACAAAACGGAATGCTTTTGCTTCAATCAGCAGGCCTTAGGCCCAGGTGAAGAGGCTGAGTTGGGTTTACAGTTTATTGTCGACCAGGAAATGCCCAAAAACGTGAGCACCATCGTTCTGAGCTATACCCTGTTTGACGTTACCGCAAACTCGCCCAATGCTGTGCAGCAAAAGGCGGAAGAAATGGCAAAACATTCAAATAAACAAGAATTGCAAAACAATTCACAAACCTTAACCGCACGTTAA
- a CDS encoding protein SCO1/2, producing MSETTYQKTEHQRKGIRKTVIFLVVLMAVFVVGFFHKMLQPRVMSPIEMRTNGGIVFENPRIIKDFKLTTHTGESFTRENLKGKWTIMFFGFTHCPDICPTTLSKLAQVYKQLDGDIAKQTQVVLVSVDPARDTPEKLAEYVTFFHKDFIGVSGDFLQTMQLTQNLNVAFQKVVQGDDYTVDHTGNLIVINPKGDYHAFIKPPFELARLTTVYQSMVQSF from the coding sequence ATGTCTGAAACCACCTACCAAAAAACGGAGCACCAAAGAAAAGGCATAAGAAAAACTGTTATTTTTTTGGTAGTGCTTATGGCGGTGTTTGTGGTGGGCTTTTTTCATAAAATGCTGCAGCCGAGGGTAATGAGCCCGATTGAAATGCGCACCAACGGCGGTATCGTTTTTGAAAACCCGCGTATTATTAAGGATTTTAAACTGACGACGCACACCGGTGAAAGTTTTACCCGTGAAAATCTCAAGGGTAAATGGACGATTATGTTTTTTGGGTTTACCCATTGCCCAGATATTTGCCCAACAACGCTTTCTAAACTGGCTCAGGTGTACAAGCAATTGGATGGCGATATTGCGAAGCAAACTCAGGTAGTATTAGTAAGCGTCGATCCAGCACGGGATACGCCGGAAAAGCTTGCGGAATACGTCACTTTTTTTCATAAGGACTTCATAGGCGTTAGCGGCGATTTTCTGCAAACCATGCAGCTTACCCAAAACCTGAATGTTGCCTTTCAAAAAGTGGTACAGGGCGATGATTACACTGTAGACCATACAGGTAATTTAATCGTTATTAATCCAAAAGGCGACTACCATGCCTTTATCAAACCTCCCTTTGAACTGGCACGATTGACCACCGTTTACCAGTCAATGGTGCAATCGTTCTAA